A genome region from Myxococcales bacterium includes the following:
- a CDS encoding DEAD/DEAH box helicase, with translation MADAFGRLHRNVQRKLHDMRWTSLNAIQVEAIEHLLGHEPSDCVIAAPTAGGKTEAAFLPVLSAIADDPGGGVRAMYVGPLKALINDQFRRVEDLCERMEMPVHRWHGDVAHAQRKALLSSPAGVLLITPESLEAMFILRPTHMPRLFARLAYVVIDEMHAFLGSVRGAQLISQLHRLRVRAGTDPLRIGLSATLGDPQAARRWLRPDGRAVRNITQSTGGARSPSRCGVPEADAATPTARTTTKRTSSNWRTPCWSRARQDQPRLRKYQVVDRARGRGAGDTSAGARAAG, from the coding sequence ATGGCGGACGCGTTCGGGCGGTTGCATCGGAACGTGCAGCGGAAGCTGCACGATATGCGCTGGACGTCGCTCAACGCGATCCAGGTCGAGGCCATCGAGCACCTGCTCGGCCACGAGCCGAGCGACTGCGTCATCGCCGCGCCGACCGCCGGTGGCAAGACCGAAGCCGCCTTTCTTCCGGTCCTGTCGGCGATCGCGGACGATCCCGGCGGCGGCGTGCGGGCGATGTACGTCGGGCCGTTGAAGGCGCTCATCAACGACCAGTTCCGGCGCGTCGAGGACCTGTGCGAGCGCATGGAGATGCCGGTCCATCGCTGGCACGGCGATGTTGCGCACGCGCAGCGCAAGGCGCTGCTCTCGAGTCCGGCCGGGGTGCTCCTCATCACCCCGGAGTCGCTGGAGGCCATGTTCATCCTGCGCCCGACGCACATGCCCCGGCTGTTCGCGCGGCTAGCGTACGTCGTGATCGACGAGATGCACGCGTTCCTCGGTAGCGTCCGCGGCGCGCAGCTGATCTCCCAGCTCCACCGGCTGCGCGTCCGGGCTGGCACCGATCCACTTCGGATCGGGCTGTCCGCGACGCTCGGTGACCCGCAGGCCGCGCGGCGGTGGCTGCGGCCCGACGGGCGCGCGGTCAGGAACATCACGCAGTCGACCGGGGGAGCGAGATCGCCATCAAGGTGCGGGGTTCCGGAAGCCGACGCCGCCACGCCGACGGCGAGGACGACGACCAAGCGGACTTCGTCGAACTGGCGCACGCCGTGCTGGTCGCGGGCGAGGCAAGACCAACCTCGTCTTCGCAAATACCAAGTCGTTGATCGAGCTCGTGGCCGAGGAGCTGGCGACACAAGCGCGGGCGCTAGAGCTGCCGGATGA
- a CDS encoding PASTA domain-containing protein yields MWHRILLTSVTLLGACSMTSGLKTSGFGGSSSSGGGGSSSAQFTMPDLFRMKKDDAIKALQQAGFQGDISWDDQLCGSVVEGQLVELGEVCRQSPPAGREQPARLPVRLLVQPEDPRHGKVGQFGEWHLMPEVVGLHVDKALAAMKAAGFKDERTRVDRREDKSCKPNYVCQTYPAAMERAGQGSDRVLIVGADPGAKPPPADPATPKDRPGEPPVVKPPPAEPDTYF; encoded by the coding sequence ATGTGGCATCGGATTCTGCTCACGTCGGTCACGCTCCTCGGGGCGTGCTCGATGACCTCTGGCCTCAAGACCAGCGGGTTCGGCGGCTCGTCGAGCTCCGGCGGCGGCGGGTCGAGCTCGGCGCAGTTCACGATGCCGGACCTGTTCCGGATGAAGAAGGACGACGCCATCAAGGCGCTCCAGCAGGCCGGGTTCCAGGGGGACATCAGCTGGGACGACCAGCTGTGCGGCAGCGTCGTCGAAGGGCAGCTCGTGGAGCTCGGCGAGGTGTGCCGCCAGAGCCCGCCAGCGGGTCGCGAGCAACCGGCGCGCCTGCCGGTACGGCTACTGGTCCAGCCCGAGGATCCGCGCCACGGCAAGGTCGGCCAGTTCGGCGAGTGGCACCTCATGCCCGAGGTGGTGGGCCTGCACGTCGACAAGGCGCTCGCGGCGATGAAGGCCGCGGGCTTCAAGGACGAGCGCACGCGGGTCGATCGGCGCGAGGACAAGAGCTGCAAGCCCAACTACGTCTGCCAGACCTACCCCGCCGCGATGGAACGAGCTGGCCAGGGGAGCGATCGGGTGCTGATCGTCGGTGCTGATCCGGGCGCGAAGCCACCCCCCGCCGACCCGGCCACGCCCAAGGACCGCCCCGGGGAGCCGCCGGTGGTCAAGCCACCCCCGGCCGAGCCGGACACGTACTTCTAG
- a CDS encoding ATP-binding protein codes for MTTPTIPPTPKLRDRDRQAILKALRAGVVPRVGLQHIQVGRKLEVSAILSDLEHAADGGAGIRFVVGRFGAGKSFFLNLASVVALEKGFLVARADVTTDRRLHGSGGQARALYTELMRNLSSKARPDGGALSSVIEKWISDVGTTADGPGGLPHALVQRLKPLQDLVGGFDLANVLTAYIRGFEAGDAAKQEAVLRWLRAEFDTKTEARQAELGVRGIIEDADVYDYLKLMAKFARIMGYQGLVVCIDEMVVLSHRLASVRARNANYEAILRILNDCLQGAVEGLEMIFGGTDEFLEDRRRGLYSYEALATRLAANQFAKDGAVDLAGPVLRLKTLTPEDLYVLLVRIRDVFASGDSTKYLLPDDGLAAFIEHARRTLGDDYFRTPRESVMRFVGLMNLLEQDPTHDWRTALGHVDELPVDASTSAEAGGDATPEGEDDLVSFRL; via the coding sequence TCCAGCACATCCAAGTTGGCCGCAAGCTCGAGGTGTCGGCCATCTTGTCCGACCTCGAGCACGCTGCCGACGGCGGCGCCGGCATCCGGTTCGTGGTCGGGCGCTTCGGCGCCGGAAAGAGCTTTTTCCTCAACCTGGCGAGCGTCGTCGCCCTCGAGAAGGGCTTCCTGGTCGCCCGCGCGGACGTCACGACCGATCGCCGATTGCACGGCAGCGGCGGGCAGGCGCGCGCGCTCTACACCGAGCTGATGCGCAACCTGTCGTCGAAGGCGCGACCTGACGGCGGAGCGCTGAGCTCGGTCATCGAGAAGTGGATCTCGGACGTCGGGACTACGGCCGACGGGCCAGGCGGACTACCGCACGCGCTCGTGCAGCGCCTCAAGCCGCTCCAGGACCTGGTCGGCGGCTTCGATCTGGCCAACGTCCTCACGGCCTACATCCGCGGCTTCGAGGCCGGCGATGCGGCGAAGCAAGAGGCGGTCCTGCGGTGGCTGCGCGCCGAGTTCGACACGAAGACCGAGGCCCGCCAGGCGGAGTTAGGCGTACGCGGGATCATCGAGGATGCCGACGTCTACGACTACCTGAAGCTGATGGCGAAGTTCGCGCGCATCATGGGCTACCAAGGTCTCGTCGTTTGCATCGACGAGATGGTCGTGCTGTCGCACCGCCTGGCGAGCGTGCGCGCGCGCAACGCCAACTACGAGGCGATCCTGCGGATCCTGAACGACTGCCTGCAGGGGGCGGTCGAAGGGCTCGAGATGATCTTCGGCGGCACCGACGAGTTTCTCGAGGACAGGCGGCGGGGGCTCTACAGCTACGAGGCGCTCGCGACCCGGCTCGCGGCGAACCAGTTTGCGAAGGACGGCGCGGTGGACCTCGCGGGCCCCGTGTTGCGCCTGAAGACGTTGACGCCGGAGGATCTGTACGTGCTCCTGGTGCGGATCCGAGACGTGTTCGCGAGCGGCGATTCTACCAAGTACCTCCTGCCAGATGACGGGCTCGCCGCCTTCATCGAGCACGCGCGTCGCACGCTGGGCGATGACTACTTCCGGACGCCCCGCGAGAGCGTCATGCGCTTCGTCGGGTTGATGAACTTGCTGGAGCAAGATCCGACGCACGACTGGCGGACCGCGCTGGGGCACGTCGACGAACTGCCCGTCGACGCGAGCACATCAGCCGAGGCGGGCGGCGATGCGACGCCGGAGGGTGAGGACGACCTCGTGAGCTTCCGGCTCTGA
- a CDS encoding methyltransferase domain-containing protein codes for MQNDASCPGCRTTPAHASLLKLRPSLAPRWDPTKNGDIALANVVATSSNALWWRCPEGHAFHRAPVDMLANDACPTCALAKTSLAAVAPAVAAEWHPIKNAVKPDEIDADRRDERLVVVPQRPRVPGDGEGTDPEQPAMPHLLWGWSLESIRAFVKALIGHIHSLNPSELFALAMQAGVLKDKGKPFVMALTNGRFPPEELAKFADGQPSAVDDFVAPSPPEPLTLELVEATAKAAPPPATTDPYALPAAPAGEHDDPGATIDVSREIDASTVVASTGAGVDADALPLVETRDALAALDNVLIANADAETVKFLLDSAKAKLWRHTYVAPEDAHAQAQGFRGDTYSTIVRDRFLAEFREAEALEVPKGYGFRPAPGAPVVLPNLMQRRVAVCVREQRRFGNWSGMGAGKTLSAILATRVVGAGLTVICCPNAVVTNWAGEIKNAFPDSEVATKTWTPAWQDPLQATPRYLVMNFEQFQQPDSEARLVEFVDKAIVDFIVIDEIHFTKHREATAQVSKRKRLVQGLVLEAGKKNAELCVLGMSGTPVINTLQEGKSLIEMITGHRHDDLDVVATVQNCMRLYQRLVTLGTRWRPDYKIQLDVHKHEIDCTGDLDRIRAVGRGTVLELEKVLTELRLPAILEHIKPGEKVLIYTHYVEGIVRTLRDALVSAGLRVGMLTGDTDDLDLDEFRKPDGTVDVLIASSRVGTGVNGLQFVCQKLIINCLPWTNAEYEQLVGRLWRQGSKFDRVQVIIPVTFATVNGERWSYCESKLQRLEYKKSIADAAVDGIVPEGNLRTAAQAQQDIMGWLARLETGGVTEVVRPVIKIPLSGEPAEVARRNTSYGDFAKMNNRWYASASGKTHERLATSPEEWAHYHTEYRRLRETWTVVPFREEITWLAKRTDPLIVGDFGCGEALLAAAVADTHTIHSFDHVAIDDRVIACDIAHVPLEDESLDIAVFCLSLMGANFTDYLREAHRCLRLDGRLHIWEPASYFDDAAAFCRQLQRLGFEPTVPIVEGAFVRIYTSKNAKNPDPAAVLPFRGAGVPT; via the coding sequence ATGCAGAATGACGCGAGCTGCCCGGGCTGCAGGACCACGCCCGCGCACGCCAGCCTGCTGAAGCTGCGACCTTCTCTTGCGCCGCGGTGGGACCCGACGAAGAACGGCGACATCGCCCTCGCGAACGTCGTCGCCACCAGCAGCAACGCGTTGTGGTGGCGCTGCCCCGAGGGCCACGCCTTCCACCGGGCGCCCGTCGACATGCTGGCCAACGACGCCTGCCCGACGTGCGCCCTGGCCAAGACGTCGTTGGCCGCTGTTGCCCCCGCGGTCGCCGCGGAGTGGCACCCGATCAAGAACGCGGTCAAGCCTGATGAAATCGACGCCGACCGACGTGATGAGCGCCTGGTGGTTGTGCCCCAACGGCCACGAGTACCAGGCGACGGTGAAGGCACGGACCCAGAGCAGCCGGCGATGCCCCACCTGCTATGGGGCTGGTCGCTGGAGAGCATCCGCGCGTTCGTGAAGGCCCTGATCGGTCACATCCACTCGCTCAACCCCAGCGAGCTCTTCGCCCTGGCCATGCAAGCCGGCGTCCTTAAGGACAAGGGCAAGCCGTTCGTGATGGCCCTGACCAACGGGCGGTTCCCGCCCGAGGAGCTCGCGAAGTTCGCCGACGGCCAACCGTCCGCGGTCGATGACTTTGTCGCGCCCTCTCCGCCGGAACCGCTGACCCTCGAGCTGGTCGAGGCCACCGCCAAGGCCGCGCCGCCGCCCGCGACGACCGATCCGTACGCCCTGCCGGCCGCGCCAGCGGGGGAGCACGACGACCCCGGCGCGACCATCGACGTTAGCCGCGAGATCGACGCATCCACGGTCGTGGCCAGCACCGGTGCGGGTGTCGACGCCGACGCGCTGCCGCTCGTCGAGACCCGGGACGCCCTCGCCGCGCTCGACAACGTGCTCATCGCTAACGCTGACGCCGAGACGGTGAAGTTCCTGCTCGACAGTGCCAAGGCAAAGCTCTGGCGCCACACCTACGTCGCGCCAGAAGACGCGCACGCGCAAGCGCAAGGGTTTCGCGGCGACACCTACTCGACGATCGTCCGCGACCGGTTCCTCGCCGAGTTTCGCGAGGCCGAGGCGCTCGAGGTGCCCAAGGGCTACGGGTTCCGGCCCGCGCCCGGTGCCCCCGTCGTCCTGCCCAACCTCATGCAGCGTCGCGTCGCGGTGTGCGTCCGCGAGCAGCGCCGCTTCGGCAACTGGTCCGGGATGGGCGCGGGGAAGACCCTCAGCGCGATCCTGGCGACCCGGGTCGTCGGGGCGGGCCTGACCGTCATCTGCTGCCCCAACGCGGTGGTCACCAACTGGGCCGGCGAGATCAAGAACGCGTTCCCTGACAGCGAGGTCGCGACCAAGACCTGGACGCCGGCGTGGCAGGACCCGCTCCAGGCCACGCCGCGCTACCTGGTGATGAACTTCGAGCAGTTCCAGCAGCCTGACTCCGAGGCCCGGCTGGTCGAGTTCGTCGACAAGGCCATCGTCGACTTCATCGTCATCGACGAGATCCACTTCACCAAGCACCGCGAGGCGACCGCGCAGGTCAGCAAGCGCAAGCGGCTGGTCCAAGGGCTGGTGCTCGAGGCTGGAAAGAAGAACGCCGAGCTGTGCGTGCTGGGCATGTCGGGAACGCCGGTGATCAACACCCTTCAGGAGGGCAAGAGCCTGATCGAGATGATCACCGGCCACCGCCACGACGACCTCGACGTCGTGGCCACCGTGCAGAACTGCATGCGCCTGTACCAGCGCCTGGTCACGCTTGGAACGCGGTGGCGCCCCGACTACAAGATCCAGCTCGACGTCCACAAGCACGAGATCGACTGCACCGGCGACCTCGACCGGATCCGCGCCGTCGGCCGCGGCACGGTGCTCGAGCTCGAGAAGGTGCTGACCGAGCTGCGCTTGCCGGCCATCCTCGAGCACATCAAGCCCGGCGAGAAGGTGCTGATCTACACCCACTACGTCGAGGGCATCGTCCGGACCCTGCGCGATGCCCTGGTGAGCGCTGGCCTCCGCGTCGGCATGTTGACCGGCGACACCGATGACCTGGACCTCGACGAGTTCCGCAAGCCCGACGGCACGGTCGACGTGCTCATCGCATCGAGCCGCGTCGGCACGGGCGTGAACGGGCTGCAGTTCGTCTGCCAGAAGCTCATCATCAACTGCCTGCCGTGGACCAACGCCGAGTACGAGCAGCTCGTGGGCCGGCTGTGGCGCCAGGGCAGCAAGTTCGACCGCGTCCAGGTGATCATCCCGGTCACGTTCGCGACGGTGAACGGGGAGCGCTGGTCGTACTGCGAGTCGAAGCTGCAGCGCCTCGAATACAAGAAGTCCATCGCCGACGCGGCCGTCGATGGGATCGTGCCCGAGGGTAACCTGCGCACCGCGGCCCAGGCGCAGCAGGACATCATGGGCTGGTTGGCGCGCCTCGAGACCGGCGGGGTCACCGAGGTCGTCCGTCCGGTCATCAAGATCCCGCTGTCGGGCGAGCCGGCCGAGGTCGCACGCCGCAACACCAGCTACGGCGACTTCGCCAAGATGAACAACCGCTGGTACGCGTCGGCCAGCGGCAAGACCCACGAGCGCCTGGCCACCTCGCCCGAGGAGTGGGCGCACTACCACACCGAGTACCGCCGGCTGCGCGAAACGTGGACGGTGGTGCCGTTCAGGGAAGAGATCACCTGGCTGGCGAAGCGCACCGACCCGCTGATCGTCGGTGACTTTGGCTGCGGCGAGGCCCTCCTCGCCGCCGCCGTCGCCGACACCCACACGATCCACAGCTTCGACCACGTCGCGATCGATGACCGCGTGATCGCGTGCGACATCGCCCACGTCCCTCTCGAGGACGAGAGCCTCGACATCGCCGTCTTCTGCCTGTCGCTCATGGGGGCCAACTTCACCGACTACCTCCGTGAGGCCCACCGCTGCCTCCGCCTCGACGGCCGCCTCCACATCTGGGAGCCGGCGAGCTACTTCGACGACGCCGCGGCGTTCTGCCGCCAGCTCCAGCGTCTCGGCTTCGAGCCCACGGTCCCCATCGTCGAGGGCGCCTTCGTGCGCATCTACACCTCCAAGAACGCCAAGAACCCGGACCCGGCCGCCGTCCTGCCGTTCCGCGGCGCAGGCGTGCCAACGTGA